Proteins encoded together in one Amblyomma americanum isolate KBUSLIRL-KWMA chromosome 1, ASM5285725v1, whole genome shotgun sequence window:
- the LOC144136345 gene encoding uncharacterized protein LOC144136345 produces the protein MSSLFPSGYTSHDISPTAVSDLAKKKDYWRGGKDEKAFYSAQVMELGVTKAELIQRVSKRKITAMDFEESEPATTVAQIHESAAVGPCVTNTVHRNLHRLATPPFNSSLAVAVVSDRRGL, from the exons atgtcgtccttgtttccttcgGGCTACACCTCTCATGATATCTCACCGACTGccgttagcgacctggcgaaaaaaaaggactactggcgcggcggaaaagatgagaaggcattctattccgcccaagtaatggagcttggag taacaaaagcggagcttatccagagggtgtcgaagagaaaaatcactgcgatGGACTTTGAagagtctgagccagcaacaacagttgcacagatacat GAATCGGCGGCTGTTGGGCCTTGTGTCACAAACACTGTGCATCGTAATCTTCATCGACTGGCTACGCCCCCTTTTaacagcagtttggcagtggcagtggtgagcgacagacGTGGGCTTTGA